GTAAAGGAATTTCTTCTACGGTCAGAGATGATCACCGTGTATGTGATGGTTGTGCTGGTTGCAGTCACCTCTGTCCTGAGTCCTGATTTTTTGCAGGTGGGAAACTTTATTTCTATTTTAAAACAGTATTCCTTCTACGGCATCTGCGGCGTCATGCTGACTTTTCTGATGGTGTCCCTTGCATTCGATATGTCACTCGGAAACACAGTGGCGCTGTCGGGCTGCATCGCAGCGATCCTGATGCGTGATTTTGGAGTATCCTTCTGGCTCGGAGCACTGGTGGCACTGGCAGTGGGGACGCTTCTGGGTCTGATCAATGGTTTTCTTCATGGGGTCCTGAAGATACAGGCGTTTATGGCAACTCTCGGAACGTGTTACGTATACAGAGGTATATTCTGGGTACTGTCAAAACAGGCATCCGTAGAATGCGGGGAAGCCGTGAAGGCGTCCGGTATCCCGGGGTCTGTCCTGGGTCTGCCGACCTCCGTCTGGGTGCTGATCATTCTTGCGGTCATCGGGCATATTGTACTGAAATATACGAAATTCGGACGATCCACTTACA
The Ruminococcus gauvreauii genome window above contains:
- a CDS encoding ABC transporter permease: MSGVDSKTVHRRSQDTVKEFLLRSEMITVYVMVVLVAVTSVLSPDFLQVGNFISILKQYSFYGICGVMLTFLMVSLAFDMSLGNTVALSGCIAAILMRDFGVSFWLGALVALAVGTLLGLINGFLHGVLKIQAFMATLGTCYVYRGIFWVLSKQASVECGEAVKASGIPGSVLGLPTSVWVLIILAVIGHIVLKYTKFGRSTYIIGNNLEVAREVGISDTKIKVILFACLGFVAGLCAVCFMLTYGSIPPSTGAKYEFYVNAGTVIGGCSVYGGKGSIVGSLIGTAVMTIVQFSLRSLGVAPGYQNTVLGAILLLVILIDTVKEKKKM